One Cervus canadensis isolate Bull #8, Minnesota chromosome 1, ASM1932006v1, whole genome shotgun sequence genomic window carries:
- the MIEF2 gene encoding mitochondrial dynamics protein MID49, with translation MAEFSQNRSKRRDGEVLGGAVDFLLANARLVLGVGGAAVLGIATLAVKRLIDRATSPRDEDDAKGDAPCLEDSWQDLSLLKATPRLQSRPPPAALSQPVPPPAPSLSAPEGPADTGPQTSPQLSSPAPPLCLTFQEKLLAFERDHVTMPGAHMSLAKQLAGDIALELQAYLRNKFPDLPFGALVPGGPLYEGLQAGAADPVRLLVPLALEPGLWSLVAGLDTVAQDPRCWAVRRTQLEFRPRGSSPWDRFLVGGYLSSRVLLELLRKALTASVNWPAIGSLLGCLIRPRVASDELLLEVQHECLELTVAVLLTVAGAQDGDLLLAWPLEGLAGNLWLQDWYPAEAARLRALDEQDAGTRRRLLLLLCTVCRGHPALWRLGRDRLAQVVLHLGEQEADWAEEALGEHFLQALELLLGSVERASLPSHFNRGVNLLDGLREEEIDDLGFALYRGLQAPEGLL, from the exons ATGGCGGAATTCTCCCAGAATCGGAGCAAGCGGCGTGACGGCGAGGTGCTGGGCGGCGCTGTAGACTTCCTCCTGGCCAATGCCCGCCTGGTGCTGGGAGTGGGTGGGGCTGCGGTGCTGGGCATTGCCACCCTGGCCGTGAAGCGG CTCATCGACAGGGCCACCAGCCCCCGGGACGAGGACGACGCCAAGGGGGATGCCCCATGCCTGGAGGACAGCTGGCAGGACCTGAGCCTGCTCAAGGCCACGCCACGCCTCCAGTCCCGGCCCCCGCCCGCTGCCCTCAGCCAGCCGGTGCCGCCTCCGGCCCCCTCACTCTCTGCCCCAG AAGGGCCCGCTGACACAGGGCCCCAGACATCACCTCAGCTCAGCTCGCCGGCACCGCCGCTGTGTCTGACGTTCCAGGAGAAGCTGCTGGCTTTTGAGCGGGACCACGTGACCATGCCAGGGGCTCACATGTCTCTGGCCAAGCAGTTGGCAGGTGACATTGCCCTGGAACTGCAGGCCTACCTGCGGAACAAGTTCCCAGACCTGCCCTTTGGGGCGCTCGTGCCCGGCGGGCCGCTCTATGAGGGGCTGCAGGCGGGGGCTGCCGACCCTGTGCGGCTCCTGGTGCCCCTGGCACTGGAGCCAGGCctgtggagcctggtggctgGCTTGGACACTGTAGCCCAAGACCCTCGCTGCTGGGCTGTGCGTAGGACTCAGCTGGAGTTCCGTCCCCGTGGGAGCAGCCCCTGGGACCGCTTTCTGGTGGGTGGCTACCTCTCCTCCCGGGTCCTGCTGGAGCTGCTCCGCAAGGCCCTGACCGCCTCCGTCAACTGGCCAGCCATCGGCAGCCTCCTCGGGTGTTTGATTCGGCCACGTGTGGCCTCGGATGAGCTGCTGCTGGAGGTGCAGCACGAGTGCCTGGAGCTCACCGTGGCTGTGCTGCTGACTGTGGCCGGAGCCCAGGATGGAGACCTCTTGCTGGCCTGGCCCCTGGAAGGGCTGGCCGGGAACCTCTGGCTGCAGGACTGGTACCCAGCTGAGGCTGCCCGGCTGCGGGCCCTCGATGAGCAGGACGCTGGGACCCGCCgtcggctgctgctgctgctctgcacTGTCTGCCGAGGTCACCCAGCTCTGTGGCGGTTGGGCCGGGACCGCCTGGCTCAGGTGGTTCTGCACCTGGGTGAGCAGGAGGCTGACTGGGCCGAGGAGGCCCTGGGGGAGCACTTCCTGCAGGCCCTGGAGCTGCTGCTCGGCAGTGTGGAGCGGGCCAGCCTGCCCAGCCACTTCAACCGTGGCGTGAACCTCCTGGATGGCCTGCGGGAGGAAGAGATCGACGACCTGGGCTTTGCGCTGTACCGTGGCCTACAGGCCCCCGAGGGACTGCTCTAG
- the FLII gene encoding protein flightless-1 homolog isoform X1, with amino-acid sequence MEGTGVLPFVRGVDLSGNDFKGGYFPENVKAMTSLRWLKLNRTGLCYLPEELASLQKLEHLSVSHNNLTTLHGELSSLPSLRAIVARANSLKNSGVPDDIFKLDDLSVLDLSYNQLTECPRELENAKNMLVLNLSHNSIDTIPNQLFINLTDLLYLDLSENRLESLPPQMRRLVHLQTLVLNGNPLLHAQLRQLPALTALQTLHLRNTQRTQSNLPTSLEGLSHLADVDLSCNDLSRVPECLYALPGLRRLNLSSNQITELSLCIDQWVHLETLNLSRNQLTSLPSAICKLTKLKRLYLNSNMLDFDGLPSGIGKLSNLEEFMAANNKLELIPESLCRCTKLRKLVLNKNRLVTLPEAIHFLTEIEVLDVRENPSLVMPPKPVDRAAEWYNIDFSLQNQLRLAGASPATVAAAAAAGSGPKDPLARKMRLRRRKDSAQDDQAKQVLKGMSDVAQEKNRKQEESTEAGAPGGKVRRWDQGLEKPRLDYSEFFTEDVGQLPGLTIWQIENFVPVLVEEDLHGKFYEADCYIVLKTFLDDSGSLNWEIYYWIGGEATLDKKACSAIHAVNLRNYLGAECRTVREEMGDESEEFLQVFDNDISYIEGGTASGFYTVEDTHYVTRMYRVYGKKNIKLEPVPLKGASLDPRFVFLLDRGLNIYVWRGAQATLSSTTKARLFAEKINKNERKGKAEILLLVQGQEPPEFWEALGGEPSEIKKHVPDDFWPPQPKLYKVGLGLGYLELPQINYKLSVEHKKRPKVELMPRMRLLQSLLDTRCVYILDCWSDVFIWLGRKSPRLVRAAALKLGQELCGMLHRPRHAMVSRSLEGTEAQVFKAKFKNWDDVLSVDYTRNAEAVLQGPGLAGKVKRDAEKKDQMKADLTALFLPRQPPMALAEAEQLMEEWNEDLDGMEGFVLEGKKFARLPEEEFGHFYTQDCYVFLCRYWVPVEYEEEEKKEEKAGAEDKEGEEAAAEAEEKQPEEDFQCIVYFWQGREASNMGWLTFTFSLQKKFESLFPGKLEVVRMTQQQENPKFLSHFKRKFIIHRGKRKAAQGALQPSLYQIRTNGSALCTRCIQINTDSSLLNSEFCFILKVPFESEDNQGIVYAWVGRASDPEEAKLAEDILNSMFEASYSKQVINEGEEPENFFWVGIGAQKPYDDDAEYMKHTRLFRCSNEKGYFAVTEKCSDFCQDDLADDDIMLLDNGQEVYMWVGSQTSQVEIKLSLKACQVYIQHMRSKEHERPRRLRLVRKGNEQHAFTRCFHAWSTFRQALA; translated from the exons ATGGAGGGCACCGGGGTGCTGCCGTTCGTTCGCGGCGTGGATCTCAGCGGCAACGACTTCAAG GGTGGCTACTTCCCTGAGAATGTCAAGGCCATGACTAGCCTGCGATGGCTGAAGCTAAACCGCACCGGCCTTTGCTACCTGCCAGAGGAGTTGGCGTCCCTGCAGAAGCTG GAACACCTGTCGGTGAGCCACAACAACCTAACCACGCTGCACGGGGAGCTGTCCAGCCTGCCATCGCTGCGG GCCATTGTGGCTCGAGCCAACAGTCTGAAGAACTCAGGAGTCCCTGATGATATCTTCAAGCTGGATGATCTCTCAGTCCTG gacTTGAGCTACAACCAGCTGACGGAGTGCCCGCGGGAGCTGGAGAACGCCAAGAACATGCTGGTGCTGAACCTCAGCCACAACAG CATCGACACCATCCCCAACCAGCTCTTCATCAACCTCACTGACCTGCTGTACCTGGACCTCAGCGAGAACCGCCTGGAGAGCCTACCCCCACAGATGCGCCGGCTCGTGCACCTGCAGACGCTCGTGCTCAACGGGAACCCGTTGCTGCATGCCCAGCTCCG GCAGCTCCCGGCACTGACTGCCTTGCAGACCTTGCACCTGCGGAACACACAGCGCACCCAGAGCAACCTTCCCACCAGCCTGGAGGGCCTGAGCCACCTCGCAG ATGTGGACCTGTCCTGCAACGACCTGTCGCGGGTGCCCGAGTGCCTGTACGCCCTGCCCGGCTTACGGCGCCTCAACCTCAGCAGCAACCAGATCACGGAGCTATCCCTGTGCATTGACCAGTGGGTGCACCTGGAGACCTTGAACCTGTCTCGGAACCAGCTGACCTCGCTGCCC tcaGCCATCTGCAAACTGACCAAGCTGAAGAGGCTGTACCTGAACTCCAACATGCTGGACTTTGACGGGCTACCCTCAGGCATCGGCAAGCTGTCCAACCTGGAGGAGTTCATGGCCGCCAACAACAAGCTGGAGCTGATCCCCGAGAGCCTCTGCAG GTGCACAAAGCTGAGGAAGCTGGTCCTGAACAAGAACCGCCTGGTGACCCTCCCGGAGGCCATCCACTTCCTGACAGAGATTGAG GTCCTGGACGTGCGGGAGAACCCCAGCCTGGTCATGCCCCCCAAGCCTGTGGACCGTGCCGCTGAGTGGTACAACATCGACTTCTCACTGCAGAACCAGCTGCGGCTGGCGGGTGCCTCCCCTGCCACAGTGGCCGCGGCGGCCGCTG CAGGGAGTGGGCCCAAGGACCCCCTGGCTCGCAAGATGCGGCTTCGGAGGCGCAAGGACTCGGCCCAGGATGACCAGGCCAAGCAGGTGCTGAAGGGCATGTCAGACGTGgcccaggagaaaaacagaaagcaggaG GAAAGCACAGAGGCTGGAGCGCCTGGGGGCAAGGTGCGGCGCTGGGACCAGGGCCTGGAGAAGCCGCGCCTTGACTACTCGGAGTTCTTCACTGAGGACGTGGGCCAGCTGCCTGGCCTGACCATCTGGCAGATCGAGAACTTCGTGCCTGTGCTGGTGGAGGAGGACCTCCATGGCAAGTTCTATGAGGCAGACTGCTACATTGTGCTCAAG ACCTTTCTGGATGACAGCGGTTCCCTGAACTGGGAGATCTACTACTGGATCGGCGGGGAGGCCACACTCGACAAGAAGGCTTGCTCTGCCATCCATGCCGTCAACCTGCGCAACTACCTGGGTGCCGAGTGCCGCACGGTGCGCGAGGAGATGGGCGACGAGAGCGAGGAGTTCCTGCAG GTATTTGACAACGACATCTCCTACATTGAGGGTGGAACAGCCAGTGGCTTCTACACTGTGGAGGACACGCACTACGTGACCAG GATGTACCGTGTGTATGGGAAGAAGAACATCAAGCTGGAGCCGGTGCCTCTCAAGGGGGCCTCCCTGGACCCAAG GTTTGTTTTCCTGCTGGACAGAGGGCTGAACATCTACGTGTGGCGAGGGGCCCAGGCCACGCTGAGCAGCACTACCAAGGCCAG GCTCTTTGCGGAGAAAATTAACAAGAATGAGCGAAAAGGGAAGGCAGAGATCTTGCTGCTGGTACAGGGCCAGGAGCCCCCAGAGTTCTGGGAGGCACTGGGTGGGGAGCCCTCTGAGATCAAGAAGCATGTGCCTGATGACTTTTGGCCACCCCAGCCCAAACTGTATAAG gtgggcctgggcctgggctaCCTGGAGCTGCCACAGATCAACTACAAGCTCTCCGTGGAACATAAGAAGCGGCCCAAAGTGGAACTGATGCCTCGGATGCGACTG CTGCAGAGCCTGCTGGACACTCGCTGCGTGTACATCCTGGACTGTTGGTCCGACGTGTTCATCTGGCTTGGCCGCAAGTCCCCACGCCTGGTGCGTGCCGCAGCCCTCAAGCTGGGCCAGGAACTGTGCGGGATGCTCCACCGACCACGCCACGCCATGGTCAGCCGGAGCCTCGAGGGCACCGAGGCGCAG GTGTTCAAGGCCAAGTTCAAGAACTGGGATGACGTGTTGAGTGTAGACTACACGCGCAACGCAGAGGCCGTgctgcagggcccagggctcGCGGGGAAGGTGAAGCGTGACGCCGAGAAGAAGGACCAGATGAAGGCAGACCTCACAGCCCTCTTCCTGCCGCGGCAGCCGCCCATGGCTCTGGCCGAG GCCGAGCAGCTGATGGAGGAGTGGAATGAGGACCTGGACGGCATGGAGGGCTTCGTGCTCGAGGGCAAGAAGTTCGCTCGGCTGCCAGAGGAGGAGTTCGGCCACTTCTACACGCAGGATTGCTACGTCTTCCTCTGCAG GTACTGGGTCCCCGTGGAGTacgaggaggaggagaagaaggaggagaaggcaggggcCGAGGACAAGGAGGGTGAGGAGGCAGCAGCCGAGGCGGAGGAGAAGCAGCCTGAGGAGGACTTCCAATGCATCGTGTACTTCTGGCAGGGCCGCGAGGCCTCCAACATGGGCTGGCTGACCTTCACCTTCAGCCTGCAGAAGAAGTTTGAGAGCCTCTTCCCTGGCAAGCTGGAG GTGGTGCGCATGACGCAGCAGCAGGAGAATCCCAAGTTCCTGTCCCATTTCAAGAGGAAGTTCATTATCCACCGTGGCAAGAGGAAGGCTGCCCAGGGCGCCCTGCAGCCCAGCCTGTACCAGATCCGCACCAACGGCAGCGCCCTCTGCACCCG gTGCATCCAAATCAACACCGACTCCAGCCTTCTCAACTCGGAGTTCTGCTTCATCCTCAAG GTTCCCTTTGAGAGTGAGGACAACCAGGGAATTGTGTACGCGTGGGTGGGCCGGGCGTCGGACCCCGAAGAGGCcaagctggcagaggacatcCTGAACAGCATGTTTGAGGCCTCCTACAGCAAGCAG GTCATCAACGAGGGCGAGGAGCCAGAGAACTTCTTCTGGGTGGGCATCGGTGCACAAAAGCCCTATGACGATGACGCTGAGTACATGAAGCACACGCGGCTCTTCCG ATGCTCCAACGAGAAGGGTTACTTCGCGGTGACTGAGAAGTGCTCTGACTTCTGCCAAGATGACCTGGCAGATGACGACATCATGCTCTTAGACAACGGCCAAGAG GTCTACATGTGGGTGGGGTCCCAGACCAGCCAGGTGGAGATCAAGCTGAGCCTGAAGGCCTGCCAG gTGTACATCCAGCACATGCGCTCCAAGGAGCACGAGCGGCCCCGCCGCCTGCGCCTCGTGCGCAAGGGCAACGAGCAGCACGCCTTCACCCGCTGCTTCCATGCCTGGAGCACCTTCCGCCAGGCCCTGGCCTAA
- the FLII gene encoding protein flightless-1 homolog isoform X2, which yields MTSLRWLKLNRTGLCYLPEELASLQKLEHLSVSHNNLTTLHGELSSLPSLRAIVARANSLKNSGVPDDIFKLDDLSVLDLSYNQLTECPRELENAKNMLVLNLSHNSIDTIPNQLFINLTDLLYLDLSENRLESLPPQMRRLVHLQTLVLNGNPLLHAQLRQLPALTALQTLHLRNTQRTQSNLPTSLEGLSHLADVDLSCNDLSRVPECLYALPGLRRLNLSSNQITELSLCIDQWVHLETLNLSRNQLTSLPSAICKLTKLKRLYLNSNMLDFDGLPSGIGKLSNLEEFMAANNKLELIPESLCRCTKLRKLVLNKNRLVTLPEAIHFLTEIEVLDVRENPSLVMPPKPVDRAAEWYNIDFSLQNQLRLAGASPATVAAAAAAGSGPKDPLARKMRLRRRKDSAQDDQAKQVLKGMSDVAQEKNRKQEESTEAGAPGGKVRRWDQGLEKPRLDYSEFFTEDVGQLPGLTIWQIENFVPVLVEEDLHGKFYEADCYIVLKTFLDDSGSLNWEIYYWIGGEATLDKKACSAIHAVNLRNYLGAECRTVREEMGDESEEFLQVFDNDISYIEGGTASGFYTVEDTHYVTRMYRVYGKKNIKLEPVPLKGASLDPRFVFLLDRGLNIYVWRGAQATLSSTTKARLFAEKINKNERKGKAEILLLVQGQEPPEFWEALGGEPSEIKKHVPDDFWPPQPKLYKVGLGLGYLELPQINYKLSVEHKKRPKVELMPRMRLLQSLLDTRCVYILDCWSDVFIWLGRKSPRLVRAAALKLGQELCGMLHRPRHAMVSRSLEGTEAQVFKAKFKNWDDVLSVDYTRNAEAVLQGPGLAGKVKRDAEKKDQMKADLTALFLPRQPPMALAEAEQLMEEWNEDLDGMEGFVLEGKKFARLPEEEFGHFYTQDCYVFLCRYWVPVEYEEEEKKEEKAGAEDKEGEEAAAEAEEKQPEEDFQCIVYFWQGREASNMGWLTFTFSLQKKFESLFPGKLEVVRMTQQQENPKFLSHFKRKFIIHRGKRKAAQGALQPSLYQIRTNGSALCTRCIQINTDSSLLNSEFCFILKVPFESEDNQGIVYAWVGRASDPEEAKLAEDILNSMFEASYSKQVINEGEEPENFFWVGIGAQKPYDDDAEYMKHTRLFRCSNEKGYFAVTEKCSDFCQDDLADDDIMLLDNGQEVYMWVGSQTSQVEIKLSLKACQVYIQHMRSKEHERPRRLRLVRKGNEQHAFTRCFHAWSTFRQALA from the exons ATGACTAGCCTGCGATGGCTGAAGCTAAACCGCACCGGCCTTTGCTACCTGCCAGAGGAGTTGGCGTCCCTGCAGAAGCTG GAACACCTGTCGGTGAGCCACAACAACCTAACCACGCTGCACGGGGAGCTGTCCAGCCTGCCATCGCTGCGG GCCATTGTGGCTCGAGCCAACAGTCTGAAGAACTCAGGAGTCCCTGATGATATCTTCAAGCTGGATGATCTCTCAGTCCTG gacTTGAGCTACAACCAGCTGACGGAGTGCCCGCGGGAGCTGGAGAACGCCAAGAACATGCTGGTGCTGAACCTCAGCCACAACAG CATCGACACCATCCCCAACCAGCTCTTCATCAACCTCACTGACCTGCTGTACCTGGACCTCAGCGAGAACCGCCTGGAGAGCCTACCCCCACAGATGCGCCGGCTCGTGCACCTGCAGACGCTCGTGCTCAACGGGAACCCGTTGCTGCATGCCCAGCTCCG GCAGCTCCCGGCACTGACTGCCTTGCAGACCTTGCACCTGCGGAACACACAGCGCACCCAGAGCAACCTTCCCACCAGCCTGGAGGGCCTGAGCCACCTCGCAG ATGTGGACCTGTCCTGCAACGACCTGTCGCGGGTGCCCGAGTGCCTGTACGCCCTGCCCGGCTTACGGCGCCTCAACCTCAGCAGCAACCAGATCACGGAGCTATCCCTGTGCATTGACCAGTGGGTGCACCTGGAGACCTTGAACCTGTCTCGGAACCAGCTGACCTCGCTGCCC tcaGCCATCTGCAAACTGACCAAGCTGAAGAGGCTGTACCTGAACTCCAACATGCTGGACTTTGACGGGCTACCCTCAGGCATCGGCAAGCTGTCCAACCTGGAGGAGTTCATGGCCGCCAACAACAAGCTGGAGCTGATCCCCGAGAGCCTCTGCAG GTGCACAAAGCTGAGGAAGCTGGTCCTGAACAAGAACCGCCTGGTGACCCTCCCGGAGGCCATCCACTTCCTGACAGAGATTGAG GTCCTGGACGTGCGGGAGAACCCCAGCCTGGTCATGCCCCCCAAGCCTGTGGACCGTGCCGCTGAGTGGTACAACATCGACTTCTCACTGCAGAACCAGCTGCGGCTGGCGGGTGCCTCCCCTGCCACAGTGGCCGCGGCGGCCGCTG CAGGGAGTGGGCCCAAGGACCCCCTGGCTCGCAAGATGCGGCTTCGGAGGCGCAAGGACTCGGCCCAGGATGACCAGGCCAAGCAGGTGCTGAAGGGCATGTCAGACGTGgcccaggagaaaaacagaaagcaggaG GAAAGCACAGAGGCTGGAGCGCCTGGGGGCAAGGTGCGGCGCTGGGACCAGGGCCTGGAGAAGCCGCGCCTTGACTACTCGGAGTTCTTCACTGAGGACGTGGGCCAGCTGCCTGGCCTGACCATCTGGCAGATCGAGAACTTCGTGCCTGTGCTGGTGGAGGAGGACCTCCATGGCAAGTTCTATGAGGCAGACTGCTACATTGTGCTCAAG ACCTTTCTGGATGACAGCGGTTCCCTGAACTGGGAGATCTACTACTGGATCGGCGGGGAGGCCACACTCGACAAGAAGGCTTGCTCTGCCATCCATGCCGTCAACCTGCGCAACTACCTGGGTGCCGAGTGCCGCACGGTGCGCGAGGAGATGGGCGACGAGAGCGAGGAGTTCCTGCAG GTATTTGACAACGACATCTCCTACATTGAGGGTGGAACAGCCAGTGGCTTCTACACTGTGGAGGACACGCACTACGTGACCAG GATGTACCGTGTGTATGGGAAGAAGAACATCAAGCTGGAGCCGGTGCCTCTCAAGGGGGCCTCCCTGGACCCAAG GTTTGTTTTCCTGCTGGACAGAGGGCTGAACATCTACGTGTGGCGAGGGGCCCAGGCCACGCTGAGCAGCACTACCAAGGCCAG GCTCTTTGCGGAGAAAATTAACAAGAATGAGCGAAAAGGGAAGGCAGAGATCTTGCTGCTGGTACAGGGCCAGGAGCCCCCAGAGTTCTGGGAGGCACTGGGTGGGGAGCCCTCTGAGATCAAGAAGCATGTGCCTGATGACTTTTGGCCACCCCAGCCCAAACTGTATAAG gtgggcctgggcctgggctaCCTGGAGCTGCCACAGATCAACTACAAGCTCTCCGTGGAACATAAGAAGCGGCCCAAAGTGGAACTGATGCCTCGGATGCGACTG CTGCAGAGCCTGCTGGACACTCGCTGCGTGTACATCCTGGACTGTTGGTCCGACGTGTTCATCTGGCTTGGCCGCAAGTCCCCACGCCTGGTGCGTGCCGCAGCCCTCAAGCTGGGCCAGGAACTGTGCGGGATGCTCCACCGACCACGCCACGCCATGGTCAGCCGGAGCCTCGAGGGCACCGAGGCGCAG GTGTTCAAGGCCAAGTTCAAGAACTGGGATGACGTGTTGAGTGTAGACTACACGCGCAACGCAGAGGCCGTgctgcagggcccagggctcGCGGGGAAGGTGAAGCGTGACGCCGAGAAGAAGGACCAGATGAAGGCAGACCTCACAGCCCTCTTCCTGCCGCGGCAGCCGCCCATGGCTCTGGCCGAG GCCGAGCAGCTGATGGAGGAGTGGAATGAGGACCTGGACGGCATGGAGGGCTTCGTGCTCGAGGGCAAGAAGTTCGCTCGGCTGCCAGAGGAGGAGTTCGGCCACTTCTACACGCAGGATTGCTACGTCTTCCTCTGCAG GTACTGGGTCCCCGTGGAGTacgaggaggaggagaagaaggaggagaaggcaggggcCGAGGACAAGGAGGGTGAGGAGGCAGCAGCCGAGGCGGAGGAGAAGCAGCCTGAGGAGGACTTCCAATGCATCGTGTACTTCTGGCAGGGCCGCGAGGCCTCCAACATGGGCTGGCTGACCTTCACCTTCAGCCTGCAGAAGAAGTTTGAGAGCCTCTTCCCTGGCAAGCTGGAG GTGGTGCGCATGACGCAGCAGCAGGAGAATCCCAAGTTCCTGTCCCATTTCAAGAGGAAGTTCATTATCCACCGTGGCAAGAGGAAGGCTGCCCAGGGCGCCCTGCAGCCCAGCCTGTACCAGATCCGCACCAACGGCAGCGCCCTCTGCACCCG gTGCATCCAAATCAACACCGACTCCAGCCTTCTCAACTCGGAGTTCTGCTTCATCCTCAAG GTTCCCTTTGAGAGTGAGGACAACCAGGGAATTGTGTACGCGTGGGTGGGCCGGGCGTCGGACCCCGAAGAGGCcaagctggcagaggacatcCTGAACAGCATGTTTGAGGCCTCCTACAGCAAGCAG GTCATCAACGAGGGCGAGGAGCCAGAGAACTTCTTCTGGGTGGGCATCGGTGCACAAAAGCCCTATGACGATGACGCTGAGTACATGAAGCACACGCGGCTCTTCCG ATGCTCCAACGAGAAGGGTTACTTCGCGGTGACTGAGAAGTGCTCTGACTTCTGCCAAGATGACCTGGCAGATGACGACATCATGCTCTTAGACAACGGCCAAGAG GTCTACATGTGGGTGGGGTCCCAGACCAGCCAGGTGGAGATCAAGCTGAGCCTGAAGGCCTGCCAG gTGTACATCCAGCACATGCGCTCCAAGGAGCACGAGCGGCCCCGCCGCCTGCGCCTCGTGCGCAAGGGCAACGAGCAGCACGCCTTCACCCGCTGCTTCCATGCCTGGAGCACCTTCCGCCAGGCCCTGGCCTAA